A single window of Rhipicephalus microplus isolate Deutch F79 chromosome 5, USDA_Rmic, whole genome shotgun sequence DNA harbors:
- the LOC142817655 gene encoding uncharacterized protein LOC142817655 isoform X2, protein MESRRFWLLLTSCGFLLAQLEAITFNEYRKRLFAFSPATLTPQCRLVFQKCAAKLLSMVHILENVSKRWDDYESIPCMRSSFDRGFPDYKQECSKSGLYGDNSHFQAVRCQLSEEALEVFKENSKLECLLENARD, encoded by the exons ATGGAGTCTCGGCGGTTCTGGCTCCTGCTGACTTCATGCGGATTCCTATTGGCGCAGCTAGAGGCGATCACGTTCAACGAATATCGAAAGCGTCTCTTCGCCTTCAGCCCTGCAACGCTGACGCCGCAGTGCAGACTAG TTTTTCAGAAGTGCGCTGCCAAGCTTCTCAGCATGGTTCACATTCTTGAAAACGTAAGCAAGCGCTGGGACGATTACGAG TCTATCCCATGTATGAGGAGTTCGTTCGATCGTGGATTTCCGGACTACAAGCAGGAATGCAGCAAGAGCGGACTGTACGGAGAT AATTCTCATTTTCAGGCCGTGAGATGTCAGCTGTCAGAAGAAGCCTTG GAAGtcttcaaagaaaacagcaagctG GAATGCTTGCTTGAAAATGCAAGAGACTGA
- the LOC142817655 gene encoding uncharacterized protein LOC142817655 isoform X4, with amino-acid sequence MESRRFWLLLTSCGFLLAQLEAITFNEYRKRLFAFSPATLTPQCRLVFQKCAAKLLSMVHILENVSKRWDDYESIPCMRSSFDRGFPDYKQECSKSGLYGDAVRCQLSEEALEVFKENSKLECLLENARD; translated from the exons ATGGAGTCTCGGCGGTTCTGGCTCCTGCTGACTTCATGCGGATTCCTATTGGCGCAGCTAGAGGCGATCACGTTCAACGAATATCGAAAGCGTCTCTTCGCCTTCAGCCCTGCAACGCTGACGCCGCAGTGCAGACTAG TTTTTCAGAAGTGCGCTGCCAAGCTTCTCAGCATGGTTCACATTCTTGAAAACGTAAGCAAGCGCTGGGACGATTACGAG TCTATCCCATGTATGAGGAGTTCGTTCGATCGTGGATTTCCGGACTACAAGCAGGAATGCAGCAAGAGCGGACTGTACGGAGAT GCCGTGAGATGTCAGCTGTCAGAAGAAGCCTTG GAAGtcttcaaagaaaacagcaagctG GAATGCTTGCTTGAAAATGCAAGAGACTGA
- the LOC142817655 gene encoding uncharacterized protein LOC142817655 isoform X1, with translation MESRRFWLLLTSCGFLLAQLEAITFNEYRKRLFAFSPATLTPQCRLVFQKCAAKLLSMVHILENVSKRWDDYESIPCMRSSFDRGFPDYKQECSKSGLYGDNSHFQAVRCQLSEEALEVFKENSKLVPALECLLENARD, from the exons ATGGAGTCTCGGCGGTTCTGGCTCCTGCTGACTTCATGCGGATTCCTATTGGCGCAGCTAGAGGCGATCACGTTCAACGAATATCGAAAGCGTCTCTTCGCCTTCAGCCCTGCAACGCTGACGCCGCAGTGCAGACTAG TTTTTCAGAAGTGCGCTGCCAAGCTTCTCAGCATGGTTCACATTCTTGAAAACGTAAGCAAGCGCTGGGACGATTACGAG TCTATCCCATGTATGAGGAGTTCGTTCGATCGTGGATTTCCGGACTACAAGCAGGAATGCAGCAAGAGCGGACTGTACGGAGAT AATTCTCATTTTCAGGCCGTGAGATGTCAGCTGTCAGAAGAAGCCTTG GAAGtcttcaaagaaaacagcaagctGGTACCTGCATTG GAATGCTTGCTTGAAAATGCAAGAGACTGA
- the LOC142817655 gene encoding uncharacterized protein LOC142817655 isoform X3 has translation MESRRFWLLLTSCGFLLAQLEAITFNEYRKRLFAFSPATLTPQCRLVFQKCAAKLLSMVHILENVSKRWDDYESIPCMRSSFDRGFPDYKQECSKSGLYGDAVRCQLSEEALEVFKENSKLVPALECLLENARD, from the exons ATGGAGTCTCGGCGGTTCTGGCTCCTGCTGACTTCATGCGGATTCCTATTGGCGCAGCTAGAGGCGATCACGTTCAACGAATATCGAAAGCGTCTCTTCGCCTTCAGCCCTGCAACGCTGACGCCGCAGTGCAGACTAG TTTTTCAGAAGTGCGCTGCCAAGCTTCTCAGCATGGTTCACATTCTTGAAAACGTAAGCAAGCGCTGGGACGATTACGAG TCTATCCCATGTATGAGGAGTTCGTTCGATCGTGGATTTCCGGACTACAAGCAGGAATGCAGCAAGAGCGGACTGTACGGAGAT GCCGTGAGATGTCAGCTGTCAGAAGAAGCCTTG GAAGtcttcaaagaaaacagcaagctGGTACCTGCATTG GAATGCTTGCTTGAAAATGCAAGAGACTGA